One genomic region from Quercus robur chromosome 4, dhQueRobu3.1, whole genome shotgun sequence encodes:
- the LOC126721546 gene encoding uncharacterized protein LOC126721546, with protein sequence MAEIPNPNVDPVANEAVKQFMMHGPCGSANPKSPCMMNDLLVKYQSHLNVEWCNRSRSIKYLLKYINKGSNRATVVVEENLPNIGSDGQETEIVVDETKAFLDYEHPIIYPENTSLDNVLNIPGIEETKFTEWMKTNDAFEDARELTYAEFPTKWVWHSSRNFKELRTINDVTYPTYKDACYALGLLDDDKEWHDSLIEASSWASGQQLRQLFVTMLLFCEVADPLSLWESNWKLITEDILNRQRRILQFQELILSNDQLRNYGLYEIEQILQQYGRSLRDYPQMPQPNMDLIQNGNRLIQEEMLYDVSSLKREHEILIFGLNNEQRIIYNSIMEAVATERGGMFFIYGHGGTGKTYLYRTILYGIRSKGKITLAVASSGIAALLLPGGRTAHSRFHIPINVNDDSTCDIKQRTQVAELLSKTSNGELGEGDGDYNISIPSDLIIQPSENPMQDIIDNTYPVHEYLSSDSICKASSNVPDQDLLYTVEFLNTLRFPRLPNHKLTLKIGSPIMLLRNLNQNECLCNGTRLIITRLATWVIEAEIITGTNIGKRVFIPRITLSPSDSEWPFVLKR encoded by the exons ATGGCTGAGATACCAAATCCAAATGTGGATCCTGTTGCTAATGAAGCTGTAAAACAATTTATGATGCATGGGCCATGTGGATCTGCAAATCCGAAATCACCATGCATGATGAATG ATCTTTTGGTGAAGTACCAATCCCATTTGAATGTAGAATGGTGTAATAGATCTCGATCGATCAAATATTTgcttaaatatataaacaagggATCAAATAGAGCAACAGTTGTTGTAGAAGAGAATTTGCCAAATATTGGGAGTGATGGACAAGAGACCGAAATTGTTGTTGATGAGACAAAAGCATTCTTGGATT ATGAACATCCCATCATTTATCCGGAAAATACAAGCTTGGataatgttttaaatatacctggtattgaagaaacaaagtttACAGAATGGATGAAAACAAATGACGCTTTTGAAGATGCTCGAGAGTTGACTTATGCTGAATTTCCTACAAAATGGGTATGGCATA GTTCAAGAAACTTTAAAGAATTAAGGACTATAAACGATGTTACTTATCCAACTTATAAGGACGCCTGTTATGCACTTGGACTTCTTGATGATGACAAAGAATGGCATGATTCCCTAATTGAAGCTTCGAGTTGGGCCAGTGGGCAACAATTGCGTCAACTATTTGTTACAATGCTATTGTTTTGTGAGGTAGCTGATCCATTAAGTCTTTGGGAATCCAACTGGAAACTGATTACAGAAGATATACTAAATAGGCAAAGGCGTATCCTCCAATTCCAAGAACTAATTTTATCAAATGACCAATTGAGAAATTATGGATTGTATGAAATCGAACAAATCCTCCAACAATATGGAAGATCACTTAGAGATTATCCACAAATGCCCCAGCCAAATATGGATCTTATTCAGAATGGGAATAGACTTATTCAAGAAGAAATGTTGTATGATGTATCAAGTTTGAAAAGAGAACATGAGATCCTAATTTTTGGCCTAAACAATGAACAAAGAATAATTTACAATTCTATAATGGAAGCTGTTGCTACTGAAAGAGGGGGAATGTTTTTTATCTATGGACATGGTGGAACGGGTAAAACGTATCTTTATAGAACCATCCTGTATggtataagatcaaaaggtaaAATTACTCTTGCTGTTGCGTCTTCAGGAATTGCTGCTTTGTTGCTTCCTGGAGGAAGGACTGCTCACTCAAGATTTCATATCCCAATTAATGTAAATGATGACTCTACCTGTGACATAAAGCAAAGAACACAAGTAGCGGAACTTCTCTCAAAAACAA GTAATGGTGAATTGGGAGAAGGAGATGGGGACTACAACATTTCAATTCCAAGTGATTTGATTATCCAACCTTCAGAGAATCCAATGCAGGATATTATTGACAACACATATCCAG TTCATGAATATCTAAGTTCAGATTCTATATGCAAGGCTTCTTCAAATGTTCCTGACCAAGATCTCCTGTATACTGTTGAATTTTTGAACACGTTGAGATTTCCAAGATTGCCAAACCATAAACTGACATTAAAAATAGGTTCGCCTATAATGTTGCTTAGAAACTTGAATCAGAATGAATGTCTTTGTAATGGAACAAGACTCATTATAACAAGATTGGCTACATGGGTGATAGAAGCAGAAATCATAACTGGCACTAATATAGGCAAACGTGTGTTCATTCCAAGAATAACATTATCTCCAAGTGATTCAGAATGGCCATTCGTTTTAAAGAGATGA
- the LOC126720856 gene encoding uncharacterized protein LOC126720856, producing the protein MKGKQFVFQIQLNNYNLNYGWEFYTVKKLFDSFQEIDKAIQLDKMTKVYISDTSNECSNNLSIEEDGDCTKFQILDVQTNMQLTPTSVLKENKKAYSGTTTKQQRKKIQKTL; encoded by the exons atgaaaggaaaacaatttgttttccaaatacaATTAAATAACTATAATCTCAACTATGGATGGGAATTCTACACTGTCAAGAAACTTTTTGACTCTTTTCAAGAAATTGACAAAGCAATTCAGCTTGATAAAATGACAAAA GTTTACATCAGTGATACTTCAAATGAATGTAGCAACAACTTATCaattgaagaagatggtgattgtacaaaatttcaaatacttgATGTTCAAACCAATATGCAACTCACACCAACATCTGtactcaaggaaaacaaaaaggcATATTCAGGGACTACTACaaagcaacaaaggaagaagatacaaaaaacactttaa